The nucleotide sequence taacactagttaggaaaatacTGATGACGAATTCTTTAAGTTACGAACGGCATGAGAATCTACGCCCAGAGattaatgctgaaaacaaacgaggcattcaaaacgtgttgtggtccttgttttcatgacgaaattgtcgcagccaggcccggactggctaTACTGGGCGATCGGGAGCCGTTTGCTTTTTGGCGCTTCTCAAACAAATAAAGTTTATTTACGCGCCTCTGAACCTTTTTCAGCCAATTTGCCCGATGCGCCTTTTGGTAGTCAGTGCGGCCCTGgtcgcaactgtcaaataaagttcgaaatttctctatcgaaaattgtGATTGCTGAtcatttgtcaatgaaaactaggaccaacaCACGTTctcaatgtctcgtttgttttcagcctAAAACTAGCGAAAAACCCTAACTTGCATCCAAATTAGTAGATGTTTGAAAGCAATGCGCTTCAAGTAAAAGTGATCTtcgctgtcaaatagagtactgtcTTGtatgaaattggttttttacagtgttttagaGTTACagtatgatacactgtccagtttcagtacctaATTTAGAGTACGCACtgatgcttgaagtgcgttgttcaAAGTCATGCACACAATACTGAACAATGGATGATCGACGACGACCGCACCTGTGATCGGCcgtcattaaaaatttaatttttccatctTTGAGCTCCactggaaaaagaaaattatttagacCCAAACCCCCTCAGGTATTGGATCTAAGCTTCTGGACAATTTCAAAAAGCCGGCAGTCAACACACCAATCATTATATTACCAATCAGTGATCGAACGGCAATTCGTCGAGGATTTGAACCGAATTCACCGCAAGTTCAGTCACCATCAACATCCGGACGAAATACGCCCGAAATAACCGACGAAATTCGTAGTCGCACTAAGGAGCAAGCGTCACGTGATGCCATGGACTTGTTTAAGAAGGAACGTGGCGATGAGAAGGATTACATTCATATGGTGGTTATTGGGCACGTCGACGCTGGAAAGAGTATGCTGGCAGCGTAAAGACGTCGAACCTTTGCTAACCTGGTCTGTTTCAGGTACGTTGATGGGCCATACGTTGTTCGATTTGGGAATTGTATCAAAGCGCCTGATGCACAAGTATGAACAGGACAGTAAAAAAATGGGTAAACAAAGTTTCGTGTACGCTTGGGTTTTGGATGAAACGGGAGAAGAGCGCGAAAGAGGAATAACAATGGATGTGGGCAGCACTAAATTCGAAACACCAACCAAAGTGGTGAGTCGCTCAATGGAATAAAATtcacgaagaaaaaaaaaattatttgacccTCAGGTGACGCTATTGGACGCTCCGGGACACAAAGATTTTATTCCGAATATGATATCCGGTGCGACCCAAGGTGATTCCATTCAATGCGAAATAGCGCCGAATAAACCGACCCTTGAAGGTCGGTTTATTCGGCGGTACATTTCAGTtgatggaaaattgattttttttgtattttcaatcattgaCTAGCCTATTAGATGTATCATAACCAATAATTGCTTGaaatatgatgaaaaatccattttccattcaaGCTGATGTGGCTCTTTTGGTTGTCGATGGAACGAGAGGAGAATTCGAAACGGGCTTCGAGCAGGGAGGTCAGACCAGAGAACATGCGATGTTGGTGAAGTAAGTGGATTGAGGATTCAATGCGCTTCATTTAGTTTAATCTCTTTTAATCGACATTAGATCGCTGGGTATCAGTCAACTTGGAGTGGTTGTGAATAAGTTGGACACGGTGAATTGGTCGAAAGAGCGTTTCGACGAAATCGTCTCCAAACTCAGCGTCTTCCTTCGCAAAACTGGATTCAAAGACGACGACATCACCTATATTCCGTGTTCCGGTCTAACTGGAGAAAATTTAGTAAATCCACCGTCAGACAGTGAACTCGTATCGTGGTACAATGGGCCGACTCTAATTCAAGTGATAGGTAAGTGGCAATGTGATTCCATTCATCAAACCAGAAGACATCGTCCTCTGTTTCAGACAAATTTAAAATGCCCGAACGATCCATCGATAAGCCATTCCGAATGTCTGTTAGCGACATTTACAAGGGTACCAGTTCCGGGTTCTGTGTCTACGGTCGTATTGAAACGGGAGTGTTGCGTACCAATGACAAAATACTCGTCTGTCCATTGAAAGAGCAAGCGGTTGTTAAAGGAATCACAATCGATGATATGGCCCGGACATCCGTGTTTGCTGGTGATCATGTGGCAGTGACGTTATCTGGCGTCGATGTCAGTAATATGTCCGTTGGATGCATTCTGTGTAAGGACACCCAGTCGCCAGTGGATAATCTCGAAactaaaattatgttttattCAGGCGACATCAGCAACCCGATACCAATGACTCAGCGAATCCGAGCTCGAATTATTGTTCTCAACATTAAGGTGCCAATTACCATTGGAACGCCAGTTCTATTGCACCAGCAGTCTCTGATTGAACCGGCTGCCATTGTCAAATTGAACGCGCAGCTCAATAAGACAACTGTTGAAGTCATTAAAAAGAATCCGCGCTGTTTGGGTAGTAATTCTCATGCGGTGGTCGAAATTGAAACAACGAGAGCCATTTGCATTGAACGGTATGATGATTGTAAGGAATTGGGGCGAGTGATGCTTCGAGTTGGTGGTGTTACAATTGCTGCCGGTGTTGTTATGAATATATTGAGGTGAATGTTCGTTGATCGATCGAGTTACtacttgaaataaaattgacctcgtcttttgcattttgaaattgtcGTTTCATTCATGCGATGTTAGCAGCATATTGTCTCAATCATCCTTCAAAAATTGGAAGGGAGGATAAGTAGATGAACGAAgaatttttcctctttttatcacaacaaaatttgaGCGATTCAGAAATACTGACCTACCTTAAGATAATGTTGATCAGCGAATTTCTGAGTAAATCTTTGTTCGGAAGTTTTGCCTAGAAAAGGGTTGTATTCGAAGGTACATCCGACAAGGTTCCACGTCGATGTCTTGAGATAAGATTAGCCACTCTCTTAGATTTCCCCTTTTCGATTTCGATTAGGTAATGCTCTATTGCCTACTACATCcgaaaacattttagagtaTTTATCCttcgtaagacccatgactttcagtcaagggaataacttaccttggggtacttgtcaaaatattgttttctgtttcaacatgttacattgagagagagagagaggacCGATGACCAGTTTATTGGTGTCCGTGGCTACATCGCGTTCGGTATGCGAATTGGACATTCGTAAATTGGGCCGGCGGCGTCGGAATCATTTTCAGTGCTTCCAATTTGAAGGAGAATTGgaggaaaattatttcgtgTCTCGGTTACAATGTGTCCAGAATTTGCCTTCCCTCTTTTCCACTTCGCGGCTTGAtacatttgctgccagtttttGCTCGTAAGCGGACATGGAACGGTGTCACGGTATGATATTATCCGATATTTCCAGATAGTCGATTTGGAAGAGTAAACTTTGCTGTCCGGTTTCTGACGTTTTTTCGAACGTATGACCTTTGACATAACAGTCGAGGGAATTGATGCAGGAAAAACTTGATTACAGTATCGCATCGAATACGTATCctaacaaaaatctcttcgagaaaagtgtgacgcagtctttgaagtacaatttctaaaatgaatgatatcgctagagttgacgctttcagcttcgttacgcaaaaattaaattttacacccaattttggttcaaacaagctggcttagtttttctcatcatctgccaaataatttttaccaaaaaaaaatttgactggaaacaaccaaaattttattaaaaaaatctgcgtcccaagtggcagataaattttcttgctggtctgtgcctgaacatttgccactttgcgacgcagatttttttggtaaaattttggttgtttccagtcaaatctttttttggtaaaaattatttggcagatgatgagaaaaactaagccagcttgtttgaactaaaattgggtgtaaaatttaatttttgcgtaacgaagctgaaagcgtcaactctagcgatatcattcattttagaaattgtactttaaagactgcgtcacacttttctcgaagagatttttgttaggatatcagtcgttttagaagttttagaacactgctttttataacagtttacagttttaattcaaaattttttacgaaaatcgaaaatttgacgaaatttgacgaaattcgaaaatttgacgaaagtaattctctatctggcgtatcacattttcaccctgaggttcctgctaaatttcatggagattggctgactagtttccgagatcgaccgtcgatagatagacagatagacagatagatagaaacatacagagtaagttgaaagattttgattgtttggaaaacgttaatttggtgcattttctatcaaaatgaccaacttcaaaacgatgtatctccggcaattttaaagttacatagtcgagtgatagctcgttttgctcgtatttgaagcgcgaataataggaatagaataggatttgtggtgatgcAGGGcgaaggaaagaaacttaaattctcgcctatatatagttgccgcgtctcaaaaaaaattcttcgtttttttttggaagttagactgcgtcaagtcctccgctaacgctccggacatgatttttCGCCACATCATAAATACTTTTGTAGTATACGACGTACGATGATCGGGTCTTTGCTTCTCTTTCCTATTAAaacttccattttttttgtttgtttgttcatatgctaaatatttatattcaaagaataaacaaaaataaacacataatttaacatttttcaatagttttctctgttttttgtttgttttcatttcatttcatttgttttttttttttatcataagAAACGAgataacaataaaatatttttccaagtttttccataattttgttttgtttctttgtttctCTAAAAAGTGTCCCCTcttcaaacacaaaaaaaagagttatTGAGTGTACAGCAGCGAATGGCACCTGTagttttctttattaattCTCATTATTCCCCTTTTATAGACGACTAGCAAATGACGATCAGTAAACCGAACAGAAAATAGTTGGTGCAATATTTACTGGacgaataaaacattttacacaCTGATCGACCGGAAAATGGGTCATTCCTTCATTGACATAAGCGGTTAAACTCATTTCCCGCGGGCCTATTGAGGTCAATAAATTACGttcttgtttggaactttgtatttcGCCTTGTGTGGTTGCATCCATCGCCTTCTGCTCGAGCTGCAAACGTCACACTGGACacaataaaaagttccaaacaagaacgtaatctactattccaATCAAATCAGTAAATCCATTTACCAAAGTTtagtttaaataaattcatctcGTTGGtatacaaaatctgttacgtCATTCGGAGCCGTTTATAATTGGTCTACACTAGGCATATTACTGGTAAATTCATTTACCGAATTCACTGGCATTTAccaaattttatggaaattaagcgaaaatttagcaaaaaattcacagaaatttaacgaaaattaaattcggtaaaattgCAGTGAAAATCAAAgtcggtaaatttcagtgaaaatcaaagtcggtaaatttcagtgaattccgataaatttcagtaaattcggCAAATGAATTTACCAGTAACACAGCCCTGATCTACGATCTCTGGTACTTGTACAAACTGATGTCGTTGATGTTGTAAAAATTAGTATAAATGGTGTGGTAAGACAGTTAACGGGATAATAGATGGATGGTTCGGTTAaataaacaacgaaaatattaaaaaaaaaaaacaaacatcaaTTTTACAGTGTACAGAGGAGTCGTcaggatttttttcaattatttacctttatatttcatttttagctTTCGTTTCCTTTTTAGTCCAGGTACTTGTGTAATTACGTGTGCCTTAAGTTCTTTAAGATTTGTCTTTGTTCCATGTTGTGGAACgaaaagttgtggaacaaaaatttttccagGAAAATGGAAAGAGgtttttccggccggaaaagccACTCATATGAAAATCTTCAAAGTCGAATGTCTCCGAAGCAacatctttttgaaaaatttcttctgttctgGAAAGTATGAATCATTACCGGAATCATTTcatggaaaaacgtttttttttggaagagTCGGAATCGAGTCGGTATTATGGTTcttccaaaatgtttctcggaaaattcatcaattttgaagccattttccctggccattttcaatttattttccacaaaaatttggagtcatcagaggtcagttccttaAAAGAGGTGACGTTTTCATGCTCCACTGTCTTCTCTATCCCAGAACTATAGAATTGATTGCAGGGAATTCGGACGAATTTTATTATCGGTGGTTCAGATAATAGCAGAGCAATAAGAAAAATCTAGGAGgttcttccataaaatatcgataatgAGCTTTACTTTCcagaacagaagaaatttttcaaaaagatatTGCATTTTCGGAGATGTTCGACTTTGATGGTGTTCATATGAGTGGCTTTTCCCGccggaaaaacgattttccattttcctgaaagaaattttgttcaacaatttttcgtgGCAAACAACATGGAACAGAGAAAAAGGCGCACGGAGCCTTTTTTTTGGACATAAGTACCTGgactattttttatattttacggcgtgaatttacTTTATGTTCCGCCCTCTGTCCCGTCTATTTTCATTATCTTCTTCTCATTTTAACTTTACactttccataaattttaccATTAAAACTTGTTGTTTCCTTTGATTAACTCcattttttatcaacaaaaaattttttgttttgttttttgttgcatttaatATTCTATATTATATTTACGATTTACGATTTTATTGGGTGTTTGGGCATAGCACGGTAGCACATGTTTTTGGgaaacagaattttcattttgttttctattcaatttttattactttAAATATATTCTTCGTGTATATGAAGTAGGTATTGTTGTTTTTCGcgtttgaattgatttttccatttttattaaatccgtcatttgattttaatgtttttttttgttttttgtattaatttcGTCAGGTGACAAACttatatttttcgtattaaatGTGTGTTATATTTGCCTGTGTGGCGagtgaacaaaagaaaagtatTGTATCCACGTTGCATTATTTATCCCCTGTTCCTCTCGATGTTGGCTTCCTTAAAACTGATTTACATTGGGTGGAGTCGTTAGGTACTCATCGGCTCGTTTGTGCTCCATCAAGGCTCGTACTGTGCCAGTGTCCTCAACTAAATCAGATTTGCGACGCATCAACGGTTTATCTTTATTACGAATGTTACGTATCTGAAAAACAAAGTGGAAACAATCGGACAATGCATTAGAGACGAAGTTCACGTTCTACGTAATGTTGttgagaaatgaaaaattttgttttccgaaattaagagcaatggacgctttgcaaatttgtagtctACAATcgggcggaaaaatattcgttttttgatgatttctctgaaccaaattttgttgttgttttactATCCATTAAAGCAagcaaatttacttttaaaacaaaaattggtttttgttagTCATACCTTAatccacttggagaaacctttgtagtttgtgtaaatttatgtaatctgaAAAGGTTTCTCCAATTGGTATAAGTTAtcatccacaaaccaattttttatttaaatataacTTTGCGCGCTTTGatggttttaatttttcagaaaaagattttgcttcagagaaatcatcaaaaaaactagtatttttccgcctaaatatAGACTACAAATTCGctcttaagagtcaattcgtcAAAACTTCGAACATGAACTATGGAATCGGCATTCAAGCCAACGGATCCAAACCAGCTAtatagctcaaacgaatcgtCGTTCCATTCTGACAATTtcgtggaacaattttttactctaaaaaaatttgttgggATGACATGGCtcttagaaaaattttctcaggAGTTGTtgcgaaaatcgttttttatcaatagCTCCAACATGCAAGatgtgaataatgtcaaattgtgtGCGATTATGAAGGTCGATAAGGAGAATATTGTTGACCAACAAATGCCGCTGTCCTGCCCACCCAGCTGCCACATCAAGTGAAAAACCtcgaaaaaactgaaatttttgaaggGCTCTGGGCTGGGGACATAATTAGCAGGAAGCTCTGACCTAGAGTTTTGTAGCTTACTTCACGCCCTATCCATTGACACCCCACACCATCATACCCACCGTCACAGATAGAAATGGAGTTGAATTTTCACACCCATCAAATTCTGGCAAATGGTCGAACTTTGACGTTCTCcaaataacgttttttcgAGCGACTTtatcaaaattgtattttatttagTTGTACTAGATGATAAATAGTAAAACTAacgtgatatcgccaaaagaCGTGTCCTAGATTCTTTTGTAAAGGACAGACTGACGAAATGAACCATCTAATAATTGTGGTTTGTTTCTTCGTGTCCTCTACAAAAACAATCTGGTACACGTCTTTTGGCGCTATCACGTTAGTTTTACTATTTATCATCTAGTACAActaaataaaatacaattttgataAAGTCGCTcgaaaaaacgttatttg is from Bradysia coprophila strain Holo2 unplaced genomic scaffold, BU_Bcop_v1 contig_396, whole genome shotgun sequence and encodes:
- the LOC119082221 gene encoding HBS1-like protein — its product is MSRHREIRKINYTEYGLDYDEYGRSVEDDAPISPTDARQWLFDRERGQQSVSSFLANHRDIEEEDEEQCEPNRRNSESFERPPLADDDRAKLESAIDEIRNVIGDAASDRQLVATVMRNNFDYEKSLAEILNEMSQKQEPQVKVNEKKETIEKGIGSKLLDNFKKPAVNTPIIILPISDRTAIRRGFEPNSPQVQSPSTSGRNTPEITDEIRSRTKEQASRDAMDLFKKERGDEKDYIHMVVIGHVDAGKSTLMGHTLFDLGIVSKRLMHKYEQDSKKMGKQSFVYAWVLDETGEERERGITMDVGSTKFETPTKVVTLLDAPGHKDFIPNMISGATQADVALLVVDGTRGEFETGFEQGGQTREHAMLVKSLGISQLGVVVNKLDTVNWSKERFDEIVSKLSVFLRKTGFKDDDITYIPCSGLTGENLVNPPSDSELVSWYNGPTLIQVIDKFKMPERSIDKPFRMSVSDIYKGTSSGFCVYGRIETGVLRTNDKILVCPLKEQAVVKGITIDDMARTSVFAGDHVAVTLSGVDVSNMSVGCILCDISNPIPMTQRIRARIIVLNIKVPITIGTPVLLHQQSLIEPAAIVKLNAQLNKTTVEVIKKNPRCLGSNSHAVVEIETTRAICIERYDDCKELGRVMLRVGGVTIAAGVVMNILR